The proteins below come from a single Aquabacterium sp. A3 genomic window:
- a CDS encoding DUF1295 domain-containing protein, whose protein sequence is MDPLIALLAAALVLFAAKALAWLIQRRLGNAGIVDGIWAWALGALALWFAWVGPAPVELRWLLATLGGLWGARLGWYLWWRNWRTPEDWRYAQLRQEWAPHAASRLFWFFQFQNVFTLMLAASAFMPVAWRPDMPPTWALGMAVLIAVVALGGEALADAQLAAFKRAGHAGVCDRGLWRYSRHPNYFFECLHWVAYVPLAWGGPWGWWSLLAPVVMLGLILKLSGVPLMERELLRRKPGYADYAARTSMLVPWPPRPAAAARTGSSNPL, encoded by the coding sequence ATGGACCCTTTGATCGCGTTGCTGGCCGCAGCGTTGGTGCTGTTTGCAGCCAAGGCCTTGGCCTGGCTGATTCAGCGCCGCCTGGGCAACGCGGGCATCGTGGACGGCATCTGGGCCTGGGCGCTGGGCGCTCTGGCACTGTGGTTTGCCTGGGTGGGCCCCGCGCCCGTCGAGTTGCGGTGGCTGCTGGCCACGTTGGGCGGACTGTGGGGCGCACGGCTGGGCTGGTACTTGTGGTGGCGCAACTGGCGCACGCCAGAAGACTGGCGTTACGCGCAACTGCGCCAGGAATGGGCGCCCCATGCAGCATCGCGCCTGTTCTGGTTTTTTCAGTTCCAGAATGTGTTCACGCTCATGCTGGCGGCCAGCGCCTTCATGCCGGTGGCCTGGCGTCCCGACATGCCCCCGACGTGGGCGTTGGGCATGGCGGTGCTGATCGCGGTGGTGGCGCTGGGCGGCGAGGCCTTGGCCGACGCGCAACTGGCCGCCTTCAAACGCGCGGGGCATGCGGGGGTGTGCGACCGAGGGCTGTGGCGCTACAGCCGCCACCCGAATTACTTTTTTGAATGCCTGCACTGGGTGGCCTATGTGCCGCTGGCCTGGGGCGGCCCATGGGGCTGGTGGTCACTGCTGGCGCCGGTGGTCATGCTGGGTCTGATCCTCAAACTGTCAGGTGTGCCCTTGATGGAGCGCGAGTTGCTCAGGCGCAAGCCCGGTTATGCAGACTATGCGGCCCGCACGAGCATGCTGGTGCCCTGGCCTCCCCGCCCCGCTGCGGCAGCCCGCACGGGGAGTTCCAACCCCCTCTGA
- a CDS encoding SDR family oxidoreductase codes for MSISAPPPHYDSVFRPGLFTDQVIVVTGGGSGIGRCVAHELAALGARVVITGRNEDKLARVKAEITEDGGQADTIAFDIRDEDQVKAAVAEIVKRHGAIHGLVNNAGGQFPAPMAAISKRGFDAVVTNNLTGGFLMMREVFNQSMHKTGGAVVNMTADMWNGMPGMAHSGAARAGMANLTKTAAFEWAHAHVRVNAVAPGWIASSGMDSYGPAMAPMIRSLKNNLPMKRMGLEAEVSAVICFLLSPGAAFVTGITVAIDGGAPLNNPVMPQAPHPGAPTFNGFHRATTPSVLNDDTSGAAT; via the coding sequence ATGAGCATCAGCGCCCCGCCCCCGCATTACGACAGCGTCTTCCGTCCTGGTCTGTTCACCGACCAGGTCATCGTCGTCACCGGCGGCGGCAGCGGCATTGGGCGCTGCGTGGCACACGAACTGGCGGCACTGGGCGCGCGCGTCGTGATCACCGGGCGCAACGAAGACAAGCTCGCGCGGGTGAAAGCCGAGATCACGGAAGACGGCGGCCAGGCCGACACCATCGCCTTCGACATCCGCGACGAGGACCAGGTCAAGGCCGCTGTGGCCGAGATCGTCAAGCGCCACGGTGCGATCCACGGCCTGGTGAACAATGCCGGCGGGCAGTTTCCTGCCCCCATGGCCGCCATCTCGAAGCGCGGTTTTGACGCGGTGGTGACCAACAACCTGACCGGCGGGTTTCTGATGATGCGCGAGGTGTTCAACCAAAGCATGCACAAGACCGGTGGTGCGGTGGTGAACATGACCGCCGACATGTGGAACGGCATGCCCGGCATGGCCCACAGTGGCGCCGCCCGTGCGGGCATGGCCAACCTCACCAAAACGGCGGCCTTCGAGTGGGCCCATGCCCATGTCCGCGTCAACGCGGTGGCCCCAGGCTGGATCGCCTCCAGCGGGATGGACAGCTATGGGCCGGCCATGGCGCCCATGATCCGCAGCCTCAAGAACAACCTGCCCATGAAGCGCATGGGCCTGGAGGCCGAGGTCAGCGCGGTGATCTGCTTCTTGCTGAGCCCCGGGGCGGCCTTCGTCACGGGCATCACGGTGGCCATCGATGGTGGCGCGCCCCTGAACAACCCGGTCATGCCTCAGGCACCGCACCCGGGTGCACCCACCTTCAACGGATTCCATCGGGCCACCACGCCCAGCGTGCTCAACGACGATACGTCCGGGGCAGCAACATAA
- a CDS encoding acyl-CoA dehydrogenase family protein, which translates to MTAHALDYFNDTHAMVRETTRRFVQQEILPHIAQWEEEGGFPRALYQKAGALGLLGIGHPERLGGTGEHDVFMKVAVSEELMRSTSGGLVASLGSLDIGLPPVWRGASAEVQERVAPAVLRGDKIMALAITEPGGGSDVANLRTRAVRDGDHYVVNGAKTFITSGVRADHYTVAVRTGGEGYGGVSLLLIDKGTPGFSVGRNLKKMGWWASDTAELFFEDCRVPVGNLIGPENAGFMLIMSNFQAERLALAVMAYMTAQMALEACMTYVKERVTFGKPLSKHQVIRHKLAEMATQVDVAREYALRVAARMQAGQPVIQEVSMAKNFATEVADKVTYEAVQIFGGMGYMRESVVERLYRDNRILSIGGGTHEIMNEIIAKQMGL; encoded by the coding sequence ATGACCGCACACGCACTGGATTACTTCAACGACACGCATGCCATGGTGCGCGAGACCACCCGCCGTTTTGTGCAGCAGGAGATCCTGCCGCACATTGCCCAGTGGGAGGAAGAGGGCGGTTTCCCTCGGGCGCTGTACCAGAAGGCGGGCGCCTTGGGCCTGCTGGGCATCGGCCATCCCGAGCGCCTGGGTGGCACGGGCGAGCACGATGTGTTCATGAAGGTGGCCGTGAGCGAAGAGCTGATGCGCAGCACCTCAGGGGGCCTGGTGGCCAGCCTGGGCTCGCTCGACATCGGCCTGCCGCCCGTGTGGCGCGGCGCCTCAGCCGAGGTGCAAGAGCGCGTGGCACCCGCCGTGCTGCGTGGCGACAAGATCATGGCCCTGGCCATCACCGAGCCGGGTGGCGGCTCCGACGTGGCCAACCTCCGCACCCGTGCTGTGCGCGACGGCGATCACTACGTGGTCAATGGCGCCAAGACTTTCATCACGTCGGGCGTGCGGGCCGATCACTACACGGTGGCCGTGCGCACGGGGGGCGAGGGTTATGGCGGCGTGTCGCTGCTGCTGATCGACAAGGGCACGCCGGGCTTCAGCGTGGGCCGCAACCTCAAGAAAATGGGGTGGTGGGCATCGGACACCGCCGAGCTGTTCTTTGAGGATTGCCGTGTGCCCGTGGGCAACCTGATCGGGCCCGAGAACGCCGGCTTCATGCTCATCATGTCGAACTTCCAGGCCGAGCGCCTGGCCCTGGCCGTGATGGCCTACATGACGGCGCAGATGGCACTCGAGGCCTGCATGACCTATGTGAAAGAGCGCGTGACCTTTGGCAAGCCGCTCAGCAAGCACCAGGTCATTCGCCACAAGCTGGCCGAGATGGCCACGCAGGTGGACGTGGCCCGCGAGTACGCCTTGCGGGTGGCCGCGCGCATGCAGGCTGGCCAGCCGGTCATCCAGGAGGTGTCGATGGCCAAAAACTTCGCCACCGAGGTGGCTGACAAGGTCACCTACGAGGCGGTGCAGATCTTCGGTGGCATGGGCTACATGCGCGAATCGGTGGTGGAGCGGCTGTACCGGGACAACCGCATCCTCTCCATTGGCGGCGGCACACACGAGATCATGAACGAGATCATCGCCAAGCAGATGGGCCTGTGA
- a CDS encoding aspartate/glutamate racemase family protein: MVDTTRQLRIAIIAPVNTSQYNDRLLEAVRPVLPPDVDVSVHNLHQGHDCIQNRTDWLHNGFPVVQLARQLQDAGADGIWLSDFDMCGVEAAREVIDIPIIGGFPSSAFTALSLCQRFGILTILPSTLAMQQGHVLTYGQQDNFAGIAPINCPVDELDNVDKVVAAAMPVALELIRQRGAQALLLGCTGFVGVADVLSQRLSEVLQTYVPVIDPNQAGISSVIGLVRMRLRPSRLCYSAAPASSLTGPSAWR, from the coding sequence ATGGTTGACACCACACGCCAACTGCGCATCGCCATCATCGCGCCGGTGAACACCAGCCAGTACAACGATCGCCTGCTGGAGGCGGTCCGCCCTGTGCTGCCCCCGGATGTGGACGTGAGCGTGCACAACCTGCATCAGGGACACGACTGCATCCAGAACCGCACCGACTGGCTGCACAACGGCTTTCCGGTCGTGCAACTGGCCAGGCAACTGCAGGACGCAGGCGCCGACGGCATCTGGCTGAGCGACTTCGACATGTGCGGCGTGGAGGCGGCGCGCGAGGTGATCGACATCCCGATCATCGGTGGCTTCCCCAGCTCGGCCTTCACGGCACTGAGCCTGTGTCAGCGTTTCGGCATCCTCACCATCCTGCCCAGCACGCTGGCCATGCAGCAGGGCCATGTGCTGACCTACGGGCAACAGGACAACTTTGCCGGCATCGCCCCCATCAACTGTCCGGTCGATGAGCTGGACAACGTGGACAAGGTGGTGGCCGCGGCCATGCCCGTGGCGCTGGAGCTGATCCGCCAGCGGGGCGCCCAGGCGCTGTTGCTGGGCTGCACGGGCTTTGTCGGCGTGGCCGATGTGCTGTCGCAGCGACTCAGCGAGGTGCTGCAAACCTACGTGCCCGTGATCGACCCCAACCAGGCCGGCATCAGCAGCGTGATCGGCCTGGTGCGCATGCGGTTGCGGCCCAGCCGCCTGTGTTACAGCGCGGCACCGGCCTCCAGCCTCACAGGCCCATCTGCTTGGCGATGA
- a CDS encoding S-methyl thiohydantoin desulfurase domain-containing protein gives MALTLNRADLEALIIGGCFFGSGGGGTLESARQLVSHFERGAYYPTDTVTVLSVDEVHEGEAVMVAYMGSPEAIDGAAYPLGPVQAVATIQAQLRAQGRQLTHVVPPESGALGFSVACLVAARLGLTVIDGDGAGRAVPSLPMLTYAAQHVDPRPAVLVSQDGLTVELDVTPAKGEHGDPQHQQDVSVILEQMMRPIVAAPEFKEFGGLAMWVMKPAELRRAMPITGTLTRALQLGQALRNGEARSLRDMQALLRTRWGLEALPLCATGELWEAAVDTTGGFDLGTVSVRSGDATTEVLYQNESLLAWSSRHAHPLGMAPDSLCWFFEGEGDAVASNGDLVQPDGRLNPAYRGRPVTLLGLPAAAPLRVPGGLILDSFMAQVNTLGYRGPYVPVERLQTLPGTHAQEVVHG, from the coding sequence ATGGCCTTGACCTTGAACCGCGCCGACCTCGAGGCGCTGATCATCGGTGGTTGCTTTTTTGGCAGTGGCGGGGGCGGCACCCTGGAATCTGCCCGGCAACTGGTGTCGCATTTCGAGCGTGGCGCCTACTACCCCACCGACACCGTGACGGTGCTCAGCGTGGACGAGGTGCACGAGGGCGAGGCGGTCATGGTGGCCTACATGGGGTCGCCCGAGGCCATCGATGGCGCGGCGTACCCCTTGGGCCCCGTGCAGGCCGTGGCCACCATCCAGGCACAGTTGCGGGCCCAGGGCCGCCAACTGACCCATGTGGTGCCCCCGGAAAGTGGCGCGCTGGGCTTCAGCGTGGCCTGCCTGGTGGCGGCGCGCCTGGGCTTGACGGTGATTGACGGCGATGGCGCAGGCCGCGCCGTGCCCTCGCTGCCGATGCTGACCTACGCCGCGCAGCACGTGGATCCCCGGCCCGCCGTGCTGGTGAGCCAGGACGGTTTGACCGTCGAGCTGGACGTCACCCCGGCCAAAGGTGAGCATGGCGACCCTCAGCATCAGCAGGATGTCTCGGTCATCCTGGAGCAGATGATGCGTCCGATCGTGGCCGCCCCCGAATTCAAAGAGTTTGGCGGCCTGGCCATGTGGGTCATGAAGCCGGCGGAACTGCGCCGGGCCATGCCCATCACCGGCACCCTCACACGGGCCCTGCAGCTGGGCCAGGCCCTGCGCAACGGCGAAGCCAGATCGCTGCGCGACATGCAGGCCCTGCTGCGCACACGCTGGGGGCTGGAGGCCCTGCCCCTGTGCGCCACAGGTGAGTTGTGGGAGGCCGCGGTCGACACCACGGGCGGCTTCGATCTGGGTACCGTGAGTGTGCGCTCGGGTGACGCCACCACCGAAGTGCTTTATCAAAACGAATCCCTGCTGGCCTGGAGCAGCCGCCATGCACACCCGCTGGGCATGGCGCCCGACAGCCTGTGCTGGTTCTTTGAGGGCGAAGGCGATGCCGTGGCCTCCAATGGCGACCTCGTGCAACCGGATGGTCGGCTGAACCCCGCTTACCGAGGGCGCCCGGTGACGCTGCTGGGCCTGCCTGCGGCGGCCCCGCTGCGCGTGCCCGGCGGCTTGATCCTCGACAGCTTCATGGCCCAGGTCAACACACTGGGCTACCGGGGGCCGTACGTGCCGGTGGAGCGGTTGCAGACCTTGCCAGGCACCCATGCCCAGGAGGTGGTCCATGGTTGA
- a CDS encoding sigma-54 dependent transcriptional regulator, with the protein MQTLLPTLAHTDTGVVGHAPAFQQLLRMLDRVAHTDRAVLISGPTGSGKEVMAQLIHRRGRQPQAPFMDINCGALPEHLVEAELFGYAKGAFTGAVSSHPGYFERVGTGTLFLDEIGELPLALQPKLLRVLETRSFRPLGSTEVKRFSGRVVAASHRDLEALVKVGTFREDLYYRLAVFVLQVPGLEQRREDIPELVKHFASLQARSLSFSEAALQRLQNHQWPGHIRQLRSVVDRLGVLSEHAHITLEELERFLDPVALDEQVDPISLADALLSLPGEDKLAMAEQLLIDRAMQLSDDNKSAAARLLGVSRKAVERRLAARSDRQRTAQDCLDDAERHIQAAAFKEAVPLLRMGLDRLRNTSETPESRRLSYDLHRQLGVSLRALEGWLSADALAAYEAAFAVGDGIVDDAELSSILFGIWTAQLMAMDLGKARGTVQEMLQRAQGSGDADLVAEAHVAMANTLFWLGDSGEALACLQRGGLVPVGNQERCRTQGFDLVGLALNFEGLAAFQVGDFDRAEAARRRLVTRVEQTADHPFNQAIALQGAAWLSCLFNDTDAMGALACELEQLSARHGFVFYQGVGQIFRGVHLLTQHRYDEAETAIRDGFEVHMLRNGGRLFYSFHAWKLGEVLLAAGHPSECDRLMTQAMDVCLDHQDRAYLGELLDVQGRARQATGDLEGAEEALRSALSTATALGAVPARIRATTHLAALLHQLGRTRAATELLDKLLRPLDKQSRFEGTHQALALRHQIAPSSS; encoded by the coding sequence ATGCAAACGCTGCTCCCCACGCTGGCCCACACCGACACGGGTGTGGTTGGGCACGCCCCCGCTTTTCAGCAATTGTTGCGGATGCTGGATCGCGTGGCGCACACCGACCGGGCCGTGCTCATTTCCGGCCCCACCGGATCGGGCAAGGAGGTGATGGCGCAGCTGATTCACCGCCGAGGTCGGCAGCCGCAGGCGCCCTTCATGGACATCAACTGTGGCGCCCTGCCAGAGCACCTGGTCGAGGCCGAATTGTTCGGTTACGCCAAAGGCGCCTTCACGGGGGCCGTCAGCAGCCATCCGGGCTACTTCGAGCGGGTGGGCACCGGCACCCTGTTCCTCGACGAGATCGGCGAGTTGCCGCTGGCCTTGCAGCCCAAACTGCTGCGCGTGCTGGAGACCCGCTCGTTTCGCCCACTGGGGTCGACCGAGGTCAAACGCTTTTCGGGGCGGGTGGTGGCAGCGTCCCACCGAGACCTCGAGGCCCTGGTCAAGGTCGGCACCTTCCGCGAAGACCTGTACTACCGCCTGGCGGTGTTCGTGCTGCAGGTGCCTGGTCTGGAGCAGCGCCGCGAAGACATCCCGGAGCTGGTCAAGCACTTTGCGTCGCTGCAAGCGCGCTCGCTGAGCTTCAGCGAAGCGGCGCTGCAGCGCCTGCAGAACCACCAGTGGCCCGGACACATCCGGCAGTTGCGCAGCGTGGTGGACCGCCTGGGCGTGCTCTCGGAACACGCCCACATCACCCTGGAAGAGCTGGAGCGCTTCCTCGATCCTGTGGCGTTGGACGAGCAGGTGGATCCGATTTCGCTGGCCGACGCCTTGCTGAGCCTGCCGGGAGAAGACAAACTGGCCATGGCCGAACAACTGTTGATCGACCGGGCCATGCAGCTCAGCGACGACAACAAATCGGCTGCAGCCCGGCTGCTGGGCGTGAGCCGCAAGGCCGTCGAGCGGCGCCTGGCGGCCCGCAGTGACCGGCAGCGCACCGCTCAAGACTGCCTCGACGACGCCGAGCGACACATCCAGGCGGCCGCCTTCAAAGAGGCCGTGCCCTTGCTGCGCATGGGTCTGGACCGGCTGCGCAACACCAGCGAAACGCCCGAATCCCGCCGCCTGAGCTACGACCTGCACCGCCAGCTGGGCGTCAGCCTTCGGGCGCTGGAGGGATGGCTGAGCGCCGATGCGCTGGCCGCTTATGAAGCCGCCTTCGCGGTGGGCGATGGCATCGTGGACGACGCTGAACTGAGCTCGATCCTGTTTGGCATCTGGACGGCCCAGTTGATGGCCATGGACCTGGGCAAAGCACGGGGCACGGTGCAGGAGATGCTGCAACGCGCTCAGGGCAGCGGCGACGCCGACCTGGTGGCCGAGGCCCACGTGGCCATGGCCAACACCTTGTTCTGGCTGGGCGACAGCGGCGAGGCGCTGGCCTGCCTGCAGCGGGGTGGTCTGGTGCCCGTGGGCAACCAGGAGCGCTGCCGCACCCAGGGCTTTGACCTGGTCGGCCTGGCGTTGAACTTCGAGGGCCTGGCCGCCTTCCAGGTGGGCGACTTCGACCGCGCCGAAGCGGCCCGACGTCGGCTGGTGACCCGGGTGGAGCAAACCGCAGATCACCCCTTCAACCAGGCCATCGCGCTGCAAGGGGCCGCGTGGCTGTCGTGCCTGTTCAACGACACCGACGCCATGGGCGCGCTGGCCTGCGAACTCGAACAGCTCTCGGCACGCCATGGCTTCGTGTTCTACCAGGGGGTGGGGCAGATCTTCCGGGGCGTGCACCTGCTGACCCAACATCGCTATGACGAGGCGGAGACCGCCATCCGCGATGGCTTCGAGGTGCACATGCTGCGCAACGGTGGCCGTCTGTTCTATTCCTTCCACGCGTGGAAGCTGGGTGAAGTCTTGCTGGCGGCGGGCCACCCCTCGGAATGCGACCGGCTCATGACCCAGGCCATGGACGTTTGCCTGGACCACCAGGACCGGGCGTACCTGGGCGAATTGCTGGATGTTCAGGGGCGCGCCCGGCAGGCCACGGGCGACCTGGAAGGCGCCGAAGAAGCCTTGCGCAGCGCCCTGTCCACGGCCACCGCCCTGGGCGCCGTGCCCGCGCGCATCCGCGCCACCACCCACCTGGCCGCGCTGCTGCACCAGCTCGGTCGCACGCGTGCGGCCACCGAGCTGCTCGACAAACTGCTGCGCCCCCTGGACAAACAAAGCCGCTTTGAGGGCACACATCAGGCTTTGGCCCTGCGCCACCAGATTGCACCATCCAGTTCTTGA
- a CDS encoding HD-GYP domain-containing protein — protein MQEPTLDHRQANPHALATIMKASEEGQIVAHQDILDDRGVKLWAKGQPVSRELQQRLLERKLREPLESCLRAEDGVTHHDLQVTAERLLAELPALRSGVGPWADALLADIAHLPLHPVAQLLLTAGRSHSPQAHDHAVMAMMLAGALGIHAGGDRYQVRMHMLGGLLHDLGELYIQPDYLHDDRPVSPESWRHICVHPRVGEMLLQQQTDYPRELCRAIGEHHERGNGLGYPLRARQVSWLGKRLAAVETFMGVLSSQAPDAWDHAALAVRLLPSEFDEVAAGFASQAARRHGADHPASPVAVDADQVWARAQSHKQGIQAALRASWKLASSAEPRLTAAAGLITPILEELMRACDALGLWAPRHLLGGSLHELHLANQELDFRIQTLPRVMCWLDERWSPEERLALDDVWSALQGRQAELEPA, from the coding sequence ATGCAGGAGCCGACCCTCGACCACCGTCAGGCCAATCCTCACGCCCTGGCCACGATCATGAAGGCCAGCGAAGAGGGCCAGATCGTGGCCCACCAGGACATCCTGGACGACCGGGGCGTCAAGTTGTGGGCCAAGGGGCAGCCGGTGTCGCGCGAGTTGCAGCAACGCTTGCTGGAGCGCAAGCTGCGCGAACCGCTGGAGTCGTGTTTGCGGGCCGAAGACGGTGTCACCCACCACGATTTGCAGGTCACTGCCGAGCGCTTGCTGGCCGAACTGCCCGCCCTGCGCAGCGGCGTGGGGCCATGGGCCGACGCCCTGTTGGCCGACATCGCCCACCTGCCCCTGCACCCGGTGGCTCAACTGCTGTTGACGGCCGGTCGCAGTCATTCGCCACAAGCCCACGACCATGCGGTCATGGCCATGATGCTGGCAGGGGCCTTGGGCATCCATGCGGGGGGCGATCGTTACCAGGTGCGGATGCACATGCTGGGAGGGCTCCTGCACGACCTCGGCGAGCTGTACATCCAGCCCGATTACCTGCATGACGACCGACCGGTCAGCCCGGAGTCCTGGCGTCACATCTGCGTGCATCCCCGCGTGGGCGAGATGCTGCTGCAGCAACAAACCGATTACCCAAGAGAGTTGTGCCGCGCCATCGGCGAGCACCACGAGCGGGGCAATGGCCTGGGCTATCCCCTGCGGGCGCGGCAGGTCAGTTGGTTGGGCAAGCGTCTGGCAGCCGTCGAGACCTTCATGGGCGTGCTGTCCAGCCAGGCGCCTGATGCCTGGGATCACGCGGCATTGGCCGTGCGCTTGCTGCCCAGCGAGTTCGATGAGGTGGCCGCCGGGTTCGCCAGTCAGGCGGCGCGTCGCCACGGGGCGGACCACCCGGCCTCGCCGGTGGCGGTGGACGCCGATCAGGTCTGGGCCCGGGCGCAGTCGCACAAGCAGGGCATCCAGGCGGCGTTACGGGCCTCATGGAAGCTGGCCTCGTCGGCCGAGCCTCGGTTGACGGCGGCCGCTGGCCTGATCACGCCGATCCTGGAAGAGCTGATGCGGGCGTGTGACGCCCTGGGTCTGTGGGCGCCACGGCACCTGCTGGGAGGCTCGCTGCATGAACTGCATCTGGCCAACCAGGAGCTGGACTTCAGGATCCAGACCTTGCCCCGGGTGATGTGCTGGCTGGACGAGCGCTGGTCGCCCGAAGAGCGGCTGGCGCTCGACGACGTCTGGAGCGCCTTGCAGGGGCGTCAGGCAGAACTCGAACCCGCCTGA
- a CDS encoding DMT family transporter, protein MAPSDPASSSSPGLTRGYAAALGTVLIWAGFILVSRLGGKTALTGWDIVALRLGTASLVLLPFALNIPRAAWRDLRLWTLALLGGLLFLVLVYAGFKLAPAAHGGILLPGMQPFLVTALAWVILGARPSRQRLWGLLPIALGVACVAVPQVLGHHEGDSTLTGDLLMLLASLTWAAYSVLVKKWVYDPWLLTRFVALASCLVFMPIYLLWLPKALHEVPTEMLVLQGLYQGLGPTILAMVLFLKAVELLGAERTGALVALVPVMAGLGAVPLLDEPLTPWLVAGLLLVSGGAFVAARSR, encoded by the coding sequence ATGGCACCGTCTGATCCAGCATCGAGCTCAAGTCCCGGACTGACCCGGGGCTACGCGGCGGCCCTGGGCACCGTGTTGATCTGGGCTGGGTTCATCCTGGTGTCTCGCCTGGGGGGCAAGACCGCACTGACCGGGTGGGACATCGTGGCCCTTCGCCTGGGCACCGCCTCGCTGGTGCTGCTGCCGTTTGCGCTGAACATCCCGCGCGCGGCCTGGCGCGACCTGCGATTGTGGACGCTGGCCCTGCTGGGTGGCCTGCTGTTTTTGGTGCTGGTGTACGCGGGCTTCAAGCTGGCGCCCGCCGCCCACGGCGGCATCCTGCTGCCGGGCATGCAGCCGTTTTTGGTGACCGCGCTGGCGTGGGTGATTCTGGGCGCGCGGCCCTCACGGCAACGCCTGTGGGGCCTGCTGCCGATTGCCCTGGGCGTGGCCTGCGTGGCGGTGCCCCAGGTGCTGGGACACCACGAAGGCGACAGCACCCTGACGGGCGACCTGCTGATGCTCTTGGCCTCACTCACCTGGGCGGCTTACAGCGTGCTGGTGAAAAAATGGGTGTACGACCCCTGGCTGCTGACGCGGTTCGTGGCCCTGGCCTCATGCCTGGTGTTCATGCCCATTTACCTGCTGTGGCTGCCCAAGGCACTGCATGAGGTGCCCACCGAGATGCTGGTGCTGCAAGGGCTGTATCAGGGCCTGGGGCCCACCATCCTGGCGATGGTGTTGTTCCTGAAGGCGGTGGAGCTGCTGGGCGCCGAACGCACGGGCGCCCTGGTGGCGCTGGTGCCGGTGATGGCGGGCCTGGGCGCCGTTCCCTTGCTGGACGAGCCCCTCACTCCCTGGTTGGTGGCCGGGCTGCTGCTGGTGTCTGGCGGCGCTTTCGTGGCCGCACGGTCGCGCTGA